In Arachis hypogaea cultivar Tifrunner chromosome 17, arahy.Tifrunner.gnm2.J5K5, whole genome shotgun sequence, a single window of DNA contains:
- the LOC112765583 gene encoding serine/threonine-protein kinase SAPK2 — protein sequence MERYEIIKDIGTGNFAVAKLLRDKFTNEFFAVKFIERGYKIDEHVQREIMNHRSLKHPNIVRFKEVLLTPTHLAIVMEYAAGGELFERICNFGKFCEDEARFFFQQLISGVSYCHSMQICHRDLKLENTLLDGSTAPRVKICDFGYSKSSVLHSQPKSTVGTPAYIAPEVLTRKEYDGKIADVWSCGVTLYVMLFGTYPFEDPADPRNFKKTIGRIVGVQYTIPDCELVSLECRDLLSKIFVANPEQRITISEIKNHPWFLMNLPLELMEGGSCLSSDVNVPSQSVEEVLSILQEARKPPNVPMVGDSHVTEGSMDLDDLLDADADADLDDLETSGEFVCPPL from the exons ATGGAGCGCTACGAGATTATCAAAGATATTGGTACTGGGAACTTTGCTGTCGCCAagttgttgagagacaaatttacTAATGAGTTTTTTGCTGTTAAGTTCATTGAAAGAGGCTACAAG ATTGATGAGCATGTCCAGAGGGAGATCATGAATCACAGGTCCCTAAAGCATCCCAATATTGTTAGATTCAAAGAG GTCCTTTTGACTCCAACACATCTAGCTATAGTAATGGAGTATGCTGCTGGAGGAGAACTCTTCGAGAGGATATGCAATTTCGGTAAATTTTGCGAGGATGAG GCGAGATTTTTCTTTCAGCAATTGATATCAGGAGTTAGTTATTGTCATTCGATG CAAATCTGTCATAGAGATCTGAAACTCGAAAACACACTTCTAGACGGAAGCACTGCACCGCGAGTCAAAATTTGTGACTTTGGTTATTCAAAG TCATCCGTATTGCATTCACAACCGAAGTCTACAGTAGGAACTCCAGCTTACATCGCACCTGAGGTCCTGACAAGGAAAGAATATGATGGAAAG ATTGCAGATGTTTGGTCTTGTGGAGTCACCTTATATGTGATGTTATTTGGAACTTATCCTTTTGAAGATCCTGCGGATCCTAGAAATTTCAAGAAAACTATTGGG AGGATAGTCGGTGTCCAGTATACAATCCCTGATTGTGAATTAGTTTCCTTGGAATGTAGAGATCTTCTATCAAAAATCTTTGTGGCGAATCCTGAACAG AGAATAACAATATCGGAAATAAAAAACCATCCATGGTTTTTAATGAACTTGCCATTAGAGCTAATGGAAGGTGGAAGCTGTCTAAGCAGCGATGTGAATGTTCCATCGCAGAGTGTCGAGGAAGTACTTTCCATTCTACAAGAGGCAAGAAAGCCTCCTAATGTTCCCATGGTTGGTGACAGCCATGTCACTGAAGGCAGCATGGACCTCGACGATCTATTGGATGCAGACGCAGATGCAGATCTTGATGATTTAGAAACAAGCGGTGAATTTGTGTGCCCTCCTCTTTGA